Genomic DNA from Paenibacillus sp. KS-LC4:
CATTGGTTGTTATGGCTGCTTGGCTGGCACCATCTGCCTCGTTAGCGAGCCGCAGCCGAATCAGGGCATAAATGCCATAAGAGGCAATGCCAAGCACGACGATTTCCAGCATCGTATCAAATCCGCGGAAGTCCACAAGAATGACGTTCACGACGTTTTTCCCGCCAGCGAGCTCGTAGCTGTATTTCAAATAATAATCCGATATGGAATCAAATAGCTTGCTGCCGCTTACGCTCAGCGCAATGAGTGTCATAATTGCCCCAACCGAAACCGAGATGACTAGGTTAGTCAGCTTAAAAGGGAGCTTCGTCTCCTCTTTTTTCAGCTTCGGAAGGTGGTAGAAGCAGAGCAGGAATAGGGCAACCGAAACCGTCTCGACAATCATTTGGGTTAAAGCGAGATCCGGCGCTCGGAATATAACGAAAAACAAGGTGACCATGTAGCCTGCGGCACCAGTCCAAATAATCGCAATCATTCGTGACCTTGCAAAGGGTATCGCAATGACCGCAGCTATAAGAACCAGATTAATGACCGCCTCATAAAGCGAAACCGGGGCAAAAGCCGTAAAATCAAGCGTCATGCCGCCGCTGCGATACAGCCCCCATCCGAGAGACAGGATGAAAAAAATAAAAACATAAATCAAATAGTGACGGATTGAGCCTGTCATATAGCGATTAGTCAGACGGCGTGATCCTCCATGCAGCAGCCCGATTCCTTTGTCATAGGCAGCATTCAGGGTCGCCCGGTAAAAAAGCGGCTGATGAAGCACACGCAGGCGCTGATGGAAGCGATACACCATCATTCCAGCGGCTACGACTCCCATCGTCATGTATAACTCCGCTGTCCAGCCATGCCACATATGAATGGAGACGACGAAGCGGTCGCCCGGAAGCAGAAGACCCGGATGGATAGCCGCCATTGCCGGCTCAATTAACGAATAAGCCAGCAAATTTGGAAACAGCCCGAATACAACCGCCAGCGACGCTAAAACGACCGGCGAAAGCAGCAAGCCGAATGGCGCCTCATGTGGCTTTTTAGCCAATTTTTCAAACTGGGCGGGACCTGTAAACGTTCTGAACAGTAGAACCATGCTGTAGCCAAATGTGAAAATGCTGGCGACCCAGGCGATAACCGGGAAGACAGCCCCAATGGACTGCATGTTCATGACATCCATCTCCATAATGCCGAGTACAGCTGTGAAAAACATTTCCTTGCTTAAAAATCCATTAAATGGAGGCAAGCCTGCCATCGAGAAGGTGCCTATGAGCGCAATTGTAAAGGTGATCGGCATGACCGAAAGAAGCCCGCCAAGCTTGCGAATATCCCGGGTGCCGGTCTCATGATCCACAATGCCGACGACCATAAATAAGGCTCCTTTGAAAATAGCATGATTGATGAGATGAAAAATCGCTGCCATCGTCGCCTTCGTATAAAACAAGGAATCGTTGACGCCTGTATAGAAAGCAGCGGCAGAGCCAAGCCCGAGCAAGCTCATAATTAATCCAAGCTGGCTAATTGTTGAGAAGGCGAGCATTGCCTTCAGATCCGTTTGCTTGAGCGCCCGATAGGAGCCATAGATCAACGTAATCAGGCCAACAAGTGAGACTAACCAGAACCACACCGCGTGTCCCGCAAAAACAGTGCTAAATCTGGCGACCAAGTATAAGCCTGCCTTTACCATTGTCGCCGAATGGAGATAGGCGCTAACCGGTGTTGGTGCCTCCATCGCATCAGGCAGCCAAATATGAAACGGAAATTGTGCGGATTTCGTAAAGGCACCCAGCAATATAAGCAGCAGCGCCGGAAGGAATAACGAATGAGCAGTAAGAACATCCATGCTGCCTATCATTTCTCTGATGCTAAATGTTCCTGCCATCGTGTATAGGAGAATAAATCCGGCGAGCATGGCGAGACCGCCGAGCACCGTAATGAGCATTGATTTTAGGGCGCCATATTTGGATTTTTCCCTATTGTGCCAGAAAGCGATCAGTAAAAAAGAAGAAATGCTCGTCAATTCCCAAAACCCGTATAGCACAATGACGTTATCCGAGAGCACCACGCCAAGCATGGCTCCCATAAACAACAGCAAATACACGTAGAAGGAAGGCAGCGCCTCTTTCCCTTTGTCTAAATAAAAGATCGAGTATAACACCACTAAAGAGCCTATTCCGCTAATCAACAGAGCAAACAATAACCCTAGCCCATCCAAATAAGCCGTAAAGTTGATGCCTAGCGACGGTATCCATGGCATTGTCTCCGTGAGTGTATTTCCCGCTTGAATGAGCGGTAGGTGCAGAAGAAAATAAATAAATAGCAGCACAGGAACAGGGATGACGAACCAGCCCGTATGAAACCGATGCATCAGCTTATGGCATACCGCGCTGCCGCCAGCAAATAAAAAAGGCAAAATAATAGCCACATGCAGTAAAGACAACCTTTTCATCCTCCTTAACCCTGTTTATAGCTCTTTCCACTCAGTTTTTCCAAAAAAACGCAAAAAGAGCCCGCTGTTGGCAGGCTCCTCCGAATAAAGCAATATGCGATTTTATGACACAACTACTGTTCATTATAGTTTTAGCCCACTTTTTTGTCAAACCTATAAATGCAGGCACCAGGGCATGAAATACTTCTCAGCAGGGAAAACTTTTAATAAAAGAGGTGATTTCCTATGCTGCGAATAAAAATAATCGTTTGCTTATCCATCTTTGTTTTTCTGATTGGGCTAGGAGCTGTCACGAATAACCATCTGGAGCAACAAAAAAGATATACAGTGACCTCGCCCTCTGAAACGATGCCGACCTCTACGCTTTATCAGGCCTCCTTCTGGAAAAACGGAGATTTTCCGCCGCTCCCATTTCAGCCTAGAGAATATGTCCGCATTCAAAGGACGGCAAATCGTGACTACTAGATAGCAATAGCGCTCCTTGCCCCCTTTGACAAACTTCGTATTCCCCCTTAATGTGGGCAGCACATACAAGCAGTGAATAATAGGAAGGGTGAGTCGTCATGGATCGTCAAGTCAGCACCCTGCAAGTAGGAGAATATGTGCTGGAATACTCCATTGTGGGCGGAGGAGTCCCGCTGCTGTTTTTTCATGGCGGTCATTCCAACTGCTATGAGGAGTTCGGCTACCAGAACCTTGTCGCTTCAGGGTATTCCATCATTACCCCCTCCCGCTCAGGCTATAGCCGCACCTCCTCTATTGCTGAGCTGGAGCAAGCCTGCGGTCTATATTTGTCTCTGCTGGATCATCTTCATATAGCAAAAGCGCATGTTATTGCAGCCTCAGCGGGAGGGCCAACAGGCATCCTTTTTTGCGCAACCTATGCTGAGCGCGTTGCAAGCCTCACCCTGCAAAGTGCAATCACCTCGCCATGGCTCTCACCTCATGATTGGGCCTATCGCATTTTCAGGCGAATTTTCAAACCGGGGGTGGAAAAATGGACGTGGCTGCTACTGGCTCGGATCAATAACCTACTGCCGCGGCTTACATTCAGGCTGCTGCTTTTCTCCTTTTCCACCCTATCGCCAGCTGAAGCTTATGCAAGGCTCGACGGTCTCGCTATTGAATCATTTCGCAAAATGAACAATCGACAGCGCTCCTATAATGGCTTTCTTATTGATCTCAAGCAAGCTCAGGCTGATTATACGAAAGCATTACGTTCCATTAAGGCTCCTACCCTCATTATGCACAGTAAAAATGATCGTTCCGTCGCTCCCAAGCATGCTGAATATGCCACGGCTCATATTGCACATGCCGAAGCTTGCATTCTCGATGCCTGGGGCCACCTAATATGGATAGGCAAGCATACTGCCGAGCTGGATCGCAAGCAAAATGCCTTCTTAGCTGAGCATCTCATTCAAAGCTAAGACAGCGAACCTTGGCTCCCATGGGCAGCCATCATCTTAAGCTGCTCGCGGTACTGCTTTGGCGTAATGCCTTCATATTTTTTGAAAAAGCGGATGAAATAGCTCGCCGTCTGCAAGCCGATTTGCTCCGAAATACCGTCCAGGCTTAACGGAGAATGATAGAGCAGCTCCTTTGCCCGCTTCATCCGCAGCCGAATGACATAATCGCTGAAGCTGACGCCCGTCTCCTCCTTGAACAGCACGCTGAAATAGCTTGGATTCAGATGTACATGCTGGGCGACCTCCTTGATCGACAAAGGCATACCCATGCTTTCATGAATATATTTTACGGCACTAATAATATAAGCATTAGTGGAGGGCACGCCATAGGCAAGCCCGTTCGCCGCTTCCTCCGACTTGGACTGAAACACCTTGCCGACTGCCTGTATGAGCTGCTCCTGCCGAATCGGCTTCAGCAAATAATCGACGGCGCCCAGCTTTAGCCCCTTCTGGGCATACTCAAATTCCGCAAAGCCGGTGAGCAAAATGGTATTGATGTCGTTCTGCTCCCCGCGCAGCGTCTCAAGCAGCTCGATTCCGCTCATTAGCGGCATCCGAATATCGGTAATGAGCAGATCATAGGACTTCTCCCGAAGCAGACGAATCGCCTGCTTGCCATTGTCGGCCATCTCGACCTTCACCTTATCCTCTCCCCACTGCTCCAGGGTGAAGGCCACCCCCATGCGTGAGTTATACTCATCATCAACGACCAGTATGCTGTGATTCATCGTCAGAAGCTCCCCTCTCTGGTACGGGCATAAGCTCGGGCTCTAGCGGAATTTTCAATACAATCGTCGTCCCGGCACCCGGCGCGCTGTCAATGGTTAAGCCATACTGCATGCCATAGTGCAGCTGAATCAGCTTGCACACATTGAACAAGCCAATTCCGTTTTTACCGGTTACAAAAGCAATGCTCAAATCATTTTGTAAGCGTTCTCTTATTTGGTGCAGCTGGCCTTGGTCCATGCCGATTCCGTTATCGTGCACCGTGAAGGAGATGACGCCCCCATCCTCCCTTACGCGCAGCTTGATCGTTCCGCCATGCTCCATTGGCTCTATCCCGTGCACGATGGCATTTTCAACGAGCGGCTGAATCGCAAGCTTCGGAATACGCACGTCGCCAAGCTTGAGGTCGCAGTCAATCTCAATGGCGAGCCTATCGCGCCAGCGCATTTTCATAATATCGCCATACCGCTTAATCTGCTCCAGCTCCTCATGAATCGTGACGAAGCCGTCCTGGGTGCTGGAATGAATTGTATACCGAAACAAATCAGCAAGCTGAATGACCGTTTGCGCCAGCTCCTGCTCTCCTTTGCGAATATGATCCCAATAAAGGGAATCGAGCGTATTGAATAAAAAATGCGGATTGATTTGCGAATGGAGCGCTTTAATTTCGCTTTTGCTTTTCACAATTTCTATCTCGTATACGGATTTAATCAAATAATTAATCTGCTTAACCATCTGGTTATAGGTCATATTCAGCTGATTAACCTCTCGGTTGAAATATTGATCGGGATTTTCCCGTGGACTGCCATGCTTGCCGCCTTGAATGATGCGTGTCAGGCTTCTGATTGGCGACGTAATAAACTTGGATAAATAGTAGGACAGCAGGCCAAATACGAAAATGCTAAGCACACTCGCCCACAGTAGCACATCGCGCAAAAAGTAAATATCGGCAGTCAGCGTCTGCTTGGGAATCATAATTTGCAGCTTCCAGCCCGTAGCGCGTATGGCCCTCTCTACCGTCACATAATCGTCGTTCTCGCCTTCAACCGCGCCGACCGACAGGAGCAGCCCGCTATCCTCTACAACGTTCATGCTATTATTGTTCTCATCAAGAAGCCGCATCACGCGGCCTTTGTCCTTCGCCTTGTCCGTAGTCGCCAGCTCGATAATCGAGGGCTTAAGCCGAATGAGCAAATAGCCGCCCTTCGCATATTTCTCCTTCTCCAGCTTCACCTGCCTGACGGCTAGCAAATTATCGGGATTGTCCGGATCGCGTCCTATCCAAATAATCGCCCCGGCTTGATGGATATCGTCCGCCTGCTGTAAGGAACGCGCGTCTATCCGCTCCCCGATATTCTTCTCCACGATAGGGTACAGGCTGCGAGATAAGCTGTAAAGCTCAATATCCTTTATCGTATCTGAATAGGCTGTCTTCTCAATGAGCAGCTTCCTCAGCTTCATTCGTTCGTCATAGACTGCCAAATGCCCCTGCTTCTCCGAGCTGAGCGCTTCTTGTATCCGATCATCCATAGCCAGCTGCAGCGTTAGAACGTTAACCTCATTCAGCTGCGATTCCAGCCTTCCGCTTGCTTGCAGTGCGATCTCATCAATGT
This window encodes:
- a CDS encoding Na+/H+ antiporter subunit A, which produces MSLLHVAIILPFLFAGGSAVCHKLMHRFHTGWFVIPVPVLLFIYFLLHLPLIQAGNTLTETMPWIPSLGINFTAYLDGLGLLFALLISGIGSLVVLYSIFYLDKGKEALPSFYVYLLLFMGAMLGVVLSDNVIVLYGFWELTSISSFLLIAFWHNREKSKYGALKSMLITVLGGLAMLAGFILLYTMAGTFSIREMIGSMDVLTAHSLFLPALLLILLGAFTKSAQFPFHIWLPDAMEAPTPVSAYLHSATMVKAGLYLVARFSTVFAGHAVWFWLVSLVGLITLIYGSYRALKQTDLKAMLAFSTISQLGLIMSLLGLGSAAAFYTGVNDSLFYTKATMAAIFHLINHAIFKGALFMVVGIVDHETGTRDIRKLGGLLSVMPITFTIALIGTFSMAGLPPFNGFLSKEMFFTAVLGIMEMDVMNMQSIGAVFPVIAWVASIFTFGYSMVLLFRTFTGPAQFEKLAKKPHEAPFGLLLSPVVLASLAVVFGLFPNLLAYSLIEPAMAAIHPGLLLPGDRFVVSIHMWHGWTAELYMTMGVVAAGMMVYRFHQRLRVLHQPLFYRATLNAAYDKGIGLLHGGSRRLTNRYMTGSIRHYLIYVFIFFILSLGWGLYRSGGMTLDFTAFAPVSLYEAVINLVLIAAVIAIPFARSRMIAIIWTGAAGYMVTLFFVIFRAPDLALTQMIVETVSVALFLLCFYHLPKLKKEETKLPFKLTNLVISVSVGAIMTLIALSVSGSKLFDSISDYYLKYSYELAGGKNVVNVILVDFRGFDTMLEIVVLGIASYGIYALIRLRLANEADGASQAAITTNAENQLSAAWRGKSNDVILQTISKIAVFIIITFALYLFFAGHNEPGGGFIGALMTAAALILLTMAFGVKTMREVIPLDFKKLTALGLFIAVLTGIGSFLFKAPFLSHAFGYFDLPLLGKTELATAVLFDLGVYMTVVGITMTIILTIGRDK
- a CDS encoding sensor histidine kinase gives rise to the protein MGYFKKIGLDQTRGQIFVGFILTMSLVLLLTVSSLYVLLSKVQRENASLYIDEIALQASGRLESQLNEVNVLTLQLAMDDRIQEALSSEKQGHLAVYDERMKLRKLLIEKTAYSDTIKDIELYSLSRSLYPIVEKNIGERIDARSLQQADDIHQAGAIIWIGRDPDNPDNLLAVRQVKLEKEKYAKGGYLLIRLKPSIIELATTDKAKDKGRVMRLLDENNNSMNVVEDSGLLLSVGAVEGENDDYVTVERAIRATGWKLQIMIPKQTLTADIYFLRDVLLWASVLSIFVFGLLSYYLSKFITSPIRSLTRIIQGGKHGSPRENPDQYFNREVNQLNMTYNQMVKQINYLIKSVYEIEIVKSKSEIKALHSQINPHFLFNTLDSLYWDHIRKGEQELAQTVIQLADLFRYTIHSSTQDGFVTIHEELEQIKRYGDIMKMRWRDRLAIEIDCDLKLGDVRIPKLAIQPLVENAIVHGIEPMEHGGTIKLRVREDGGVISFTVHDNGIGMDQGQLHQIRERLQNDLSIAFVTGKNGIGLFNVCKLIQLHYGMQYGLTIDSAPGAGTTIVLKIPLEPELMPVPERGASDDESQHTGR
- a CDS encoding response regulator; its protein translation is MNHSILVVDDEYNSRMGVAFTLEQWGEDKVKVEMADNGKQAIRLLREKSYDLLITDIRMPLMSGIELLETLRGEQNDINTILLTGFAEFEYAQKGLKLGAVDYLLKPIRQEQLIQAVGKVFQSKSEEAANGLAYGVPSTNAYIISAVKYIHESMGMPLSIKEVAQHVHLNPSYFSVLFKEETGVSFSDYVIRLRMKRAKELLYHSPLSLDGISEQIGLQTASYFIRFFKKYEGITPKQYREQLKMMAAHGSQGSLS
- a CDS encoding alpha/beta hydrolase; translated protein: MDRQVSTLQVGEYVLEYSIVGGGVPLLFFHGGHSNCYEEFGYQNLVASGYSIITPSRSGYSRTSSIAELEQACGLYLSLLDHLHIAKAHVIAASAGGPTGILFCATYAERVASLTLQSAITSPWLSPHDWAYRIFRRIFKPGVEKWTWLLLARINNLLPRLTFRLLLFSFSTLSPAEAYARLDGLAIESFRKMNNRQRSYNGFLIDLKQAQADYTKALRSIKAPTLIMHSKNDRSVAPKHAEYATAHIAHAEACILDAWGHLIWIGKHTAELDRKQNAFLAEHLIQS